Genomic DNA from Bacteroidota bacterium:
CTACCCAATCCGACCGAGGCGTATCTTGCATACAGGTATTTCTCGCCAAGGCAGGTGGGAGAGAGCATCAGGTTAAGGGTGTTGGGGACTCTGTTCATGGAGGGGAGCGCCGCAAAGAGGATTCTGCGTCTGTTTGTTGGGATCATAAGGCTGCCCGCAACGTCGGCCCGAATAAAGAACAAATATGTTGCCGGGCGAGCGATGCTGACAGAATATCCGCAAGTTGCCCGGCTTTCCGTGGATCGTACGTTGAGTTCAGGGAAGAACTTGCAAAGGATTCTGGAGGCCCATTGATCGTGCCTATTCCGGAAGTTCATCGGTTGAATTCCCCTGTTTCTCAGCCGGGGTCCCTGAAGGTAGTATTCCTTAAGGACTTGTTCGAGCTTGGCACCGCGCGCCACTTCATCAACGATTTCTACCGTTGGTTAGAGTATGACAAGCCAACGGTAAGGAAACGGCACTCCCGCAGCCTGAGCGGGTTGCCCGGACTTTCAGAGGCCTCCGACCTGAACGACGCCGATGTCTGGATACTTCCAATGACATGGAACTACTATCTCGAACACGGGAAGGTCGGGATGGTACACAACGCTGTGAACGAGGGATTGAGGAAGGGGAAGAAAGTCATCGCGTTTAGTACCGGCGACTTCACAGCGAATGTGCCATTCAAAGGACTTACAATTTTTGAAGCATCCGTGTACAAGTCGCGTAACACCGGCGCACAGACAATGCCTGTCTTCATAGAGGATTACTTGGAGAAGTATGCAGGCGGCGAACTCCTTCTGCGGAAAAAACAGCCAAAACCCTTGGTGGGCTTTTGCGGACAGGCGGGAGGGAACTTCATGTCGCACATTTTCAGGTCTGCGCGGCTTGCATCCCGGAGGTTTGCCTGGAAAGCCGGCATGACCACATGGGAGCCTGCCGCAGTCGAGCATACAGGGCTTCGCTCGCGCATCCTGAAGAATCTGGCGTCGTCGCCTCTTGTGCAAACGAACTTCGTTCTCAGAAAGAAGTACAAAGGAACGGAAGCCGGAAACGAAGAGAAGGTGAAGGCACAATTCGTTCACAACATCATTGATTCAGACTATACGGTTTGCGTTCGCGGGACAGGCAATTTCTCTGCCCGCTTCTACGAAACATTGTGCTTGGGCAGAATTCCCATTTTTGTGGACACGGATTGCAGATTGCCGTTTGACAACGTAATAGATTGGAAGAAGTATTGCGTCTGGGTCGAGAGTTCTGAAATTGAGCGGATAGGCCAGAAAGTGGCGGAGTTTCATGATAAAATGTCAAGCGAGCACTTCATTTACGTCCAAAGATCTTGCAGAGAATTGTGGGCATCACGGTTGCAGAGAGACGCTTGGCTCAATGTGTTTCTTCTAGCATCTCCCAATGCAACTCAATAAGTAGGGGTTCGAGTGTCCTCGATATTCGGCGATTTTTCAAATAGGACAAAGTACTTCGATAAGCTTCTTGCCGGGCAGAATGCGATCTGGCAAAAATCGGTGGAAACCCTGCAGTGCGATGTTGCGGCGGTGGCACTTTGCCAGCACGATTCGTACTTCCCCCTTGCTTCGCCGTTCATCGATGAACACCGGAAGCGCATCTACGCTCTTCATGGATACATCTGGGATAAGTCCGGCTTTCCGCCTACCCCACACGAGGCGAGAGCAACGGTCGCGAGAGCAGGGGATCGTTTGATTGAAACAGGTGATGCGCTTGATTCGTACGGCGGAGGGCTGTACACACTCGCCGTAGTTGATCTTTCAGAAAGGAGACTTTGGATTACCGGCGACCTGTCGGGTATCTTGCCGCTATACTACACGACGACTGGCGACGGTTTCCTTTTCAGCTCCCACAGCAAACTCCTGGCGGAGGTTCTGCAACGCCGCCTTGACAGAGTCGGCGTGGTTCAGACTGCGGCATTCCATTACTCCATCGGAAGCAGAACCCTGTACGAAGGAGTAGAACGTTTGAATCCCGGTGAGACGCTCTGCTGCTCGCTTGACAGCAATAAAGTCACGAAACGGCAAACCTCACGTGTGTACGGATCCCTCGATGCATATCGATCCGACGACGAAGCGGCAGATGCTTTATGGAGTGACTACATTGCAGGAATGCAGCAACTCTCCAAACCTCCGGGGAAGCATGGTGTTCTTTTAAGTGGTGGGTTCGATACCCGGCTCGTGGTTCGCGGGTTCTCCGAGATGGGCAAGGAAATAGCTGGAGTAACGTTCGGCGAAGTTGATAATCACGAAGTGAAGATTGCACAGAAGGTTGCCGCCCTTGCCGGAGGGAGGACAAGGGTTCACGTGCCGGTAGAAGATTGCCATCCTTCAAGTGACCGCGTTGAACAACTTGTGAAGCAAGCTGAATCAGCAAATTTCGCCTACTGTGAAACTGCAGCATCCATTCTAAGTCAAGAGGGAGTCGTTTCTGTTTCCACGGGTTATGGCGGCGAGACGTTCTTGGGCGGTCAGGCGTTTGCGATGTTGGGATCATCTTATGGTTCGAAGAGAAGGCTTGCCTTTGCATTGAGCCGGTCGTTAGGGCTTAGACCTTCCGGATTCACTACGGCGGTTACCTCTGCCAGCCTTTCGGAGATAAAGCAAGCGATTCTTGTTTTTCATACGCGATTACTGAATCGATCCGCAAAGTGGTTAGCTTCCTCGTGGCATTCCGCTCTTGATGAAGCAAGAACCGGTTTGGAGGGAGATATTGACGCAGAGTTGACGCGGTTTGCAGTTTCAGGCCCGGAAACAATGCAGCAAATGTGTGAACGTTTCTGGCTTGAGCATCATGTGCTCAAGCATTTTGGAAGACAGGAATTTACATTGACCGCTGCCTTGCCAATTGTCCTTCCGACCGTCAATAGCCCCTTTATTCGTCGTTGTTCAAACCTCAACCCTTCAAGGAAAGTGGATCATGGCCTATACCTGAGGATGGTCAAGAGGCATTTTGGGCATTTTGCAGAGGTCCCGACTTCC
This window encodes:
- a CDS encoding exostosin family protein, yielding MPIPEVHRLNSPVSQPGSLKVVFLKDLFELGTARHFINDFYRWLEYDKPTVRKRHSRSLSGLPGLSEASDLNDADVWILPMTWNYYLEHGKVGMVHNAVNEGLRKGKKVIAFSTGDFTANVPFKGLTIFEASVYKSRNTGAQTMPVFIEDYLEKYAGGELLLRKKQPKPLVGFCGQAGGNFMSHIFRSARLASRRFAWKAGMTTWEPAAVEHTGLRSRILKNLASSPLVQTNFVLRKKYKGTEAGNEEKVKAQFVHNIIDSDYTVCVRGTGNFSARFYETLCLGRIPIFVDTDCRLPFDNVIDWKKYCVWVESSEIERIGQKVAEFHDKMSSEHFIYVQRSCRELWASRLQRDAWLNVFLLASPNATQ